In the Phycisphaerae bacterium genome, one interval contains:
- the ald gene encoding alanine dehydrogenase, whose translation MIIGIPKETKTHEYRVSLTPTGADELIRRGHSVLVENHAGFGSGFTNDDYLAVGATILDTPEDVFRKAEMIIKVKEPLAPERAMMREGQVMFTYFHFAADRELTEGVMKTKSIAIAYETIVDHEGHLPLLTPMSEVAGKMSIQEGAKYLEKPMMGRGILLGGVPGVHPAEVLIIGGGVVGTNAAKIAAGLGANVTIMDVNLDRLRYLDDVMPANVHTVYSTRLELQKYLAQSDLVIGAVLLVGARCPILVTREMLSLMQPGAVVVDVGVDQGGCFETIRPTTHDNPTYIVDNVVHYGVANMPGAVGRTSTFALTNATLPYAMKLAGLGYKEACRQDPGLAAGINMELGRVTNKPVADAFGLDYTPSSVAR comes from the coding sequence ATGATCATCGGCATCCCCAAGGAAACCAAAACGCATGAGTACCGTGTCAGCCTGACTCCGACGGGAGCGGACGAGCTGATCCGTCGAGGGCATAGTGTGCTGGTGGAGAATCATGCGGGCTTCGGATCCGGCTTCACCAACGACGACTATCTCGCGGTAGGAGCCACGATCCTGGACACGCCTGAAGACGTCTTTCGCAAGGCGGAAATGATCATCAAGGTCAAGGAGCCGCTGGCGCCGGAGCGGGCGATGATGCGCGAGGGCCAGGTGATGTTCACCTATTTTCATTTTGCCGCCGATCGGGAACTGACCGAGGGCGTCATGAAAACCAAGTCCATCGCCATCGCATACGAGACCATAGTCGATCATGAAGGGCACTTGCCCCTCCTCACCCCCATGAGCGAAGTGGCCGGGAAGATGAGCATCCAGGAGGGGGCGAAGTATCTCGAGAAGCCGATGATGGGGCGGGGAATTCTCCTCGGCGGTGTTCCCGGTGTGCATCCCGCCGAGGTGCTGATCATCGGCGGTGGTGTCGTGGGCACCAACGCCGCGAAGATCGCCGCCGGCCTCGGCGCAAATGTGACGATCATGGACGTCAATCTTGATCGTCTTCGCTACCTTGACGATGTCATGCCCGCCAACGTTCACACCGTCTACAGCACGCGGCTTGAACTCCAGAAGTACCTCGCCCAGTCCGATCTGGTCATCGGCGCGGTATTGCTGGTCGGCGCCCGCTGTCCGATCCTGGTAACGCGGGAAATGCTCTCCCTCATGCAGCCTGGTGCGGTGGTGGTCGACGTCGGCGTCGACCAGGGGGGCTGTTTCGAGACCATCCGCCCGACGACGCACGATAATCCCACGTACATTGTCGACAATGTCGTGCACTATGGCGTGGCCAATATGCCGGGCGCGGTGGGACGTACTTCTACCTTCGCCCTTACCAATGCCACATTGCCTTACGCCATGAAGCTGGCCGGACTGGGCTACAAGGAGGCCTGCCGGCAGGATCCGGGGTTGGCCGCGGGAATCAACATGGAGCTCGGTCGAGTGACCAACAAGCCCGTTGCCGACGCTTTTGGACTGGATTACACACCGTCATCGGTTGCCCGCTGA
- a CDS encoding DinB family protein, translated as MIDLLKTVIGHQYDAALAMLHDCLETCPAVLWDGPVARYPFWQVAYHTLCFADLYLAPSEERFELTEMHPQGWAEFENEYPSRRFEKGELTAYAKACRAKARRTIANETAETLQGPSGFARRNFTRAELHVYNIRHIQHHAGQLGAYLRRMDPSLQEVGVLRWIGTAD; from the coding sequence ATGATCGACCTGCTCAAGACCGTGATCGGTCATCAATATGACGCCGCCCTGGCCATGCTGCACGATTGCCTGGAAACCTGCCCCGCGGTGTTGTGGGACGGTCCGGTGGCGCGCTATCCATTCTGGCAGGTGGCGTATCACACGCTGTGTTTCGCGGACCTTTACCTCGCTCCGTCGGAAGAACGTTTTGAGCTAACCGAAATGCATCCGCAGGGCTGGGCGGAGTTCGAGAACGAGTATCCGAGTCGACGGTTCGAGAAAGGCGAATTGACCGCCTACGCCAAGGCGTGCCGCGCCAAGGCGCGGCGGACAATTGCCAACGAGACCGCGGAGACCCTTCAGGGTCCGTCCGGGTTCGCGCGGCGTAATTTCACCCGCGCCGAATTGCACGTGTACAACATCCGGCACATCCAGCATCATGCGGGACAACTCGGCGCATATCTGCGGCGTATGGATCCTTCGTTGCAGGAAGTCGGGGTGCTGCGTTGGATCGGCACGGCAGATTAG
- the pckA gene encoding phosphoenolpyruvate carboxykinase (ATP) → MICQPSGRGAAEQVSVSDYGLSPSGFGLEHHGLTDLGDLYWNLPPAELYEHAIRQGEGALSENGALVCRTGKHTGRAPTDKFLVEEKSSRHDIWWGKINKPISEAHFKALHQRVMRHCRGRKLYVRDMFAGADEGTRVPIRVVTETAWHNLFASQLFIRPVPGSTRRHEPEFTVINVPSCQAVPDEDGTNSSTFVVVHLEKKLVLIGGTAYAGEIKKSIFTIMNYVLPRAGVLSMHCSANVGRGGDVALFFGLSGTGKTTLSADPHRRLVGDDEHGWNDHGVFNIEGGCYAKCIKLSRKHEPQIFSAVRFGTVLENVVVDRDTRDIDFNSAEFTENTRAAYPLDFIDNAVIPSTAGHPRNVVFLTCDAFGVLPPIARLTPDQAMYHFLAGYTAKVAGTEAGITEPKATFSACFGSPFLPLAPERYAVMLGERLAQHGVQCWLVNTGWTGGGHGVGERIDLRHTRAMVKAALGGKLDDVAYRTDPVFHVAVPQSCPDVPEELLTPRKTWKDGSAYDAAARRLSALFAENVKGFEMVAPEVEAAAPKA, encoded by the coding sequence ATGATTTGTCAGCCTTCCGGACGGGGCGCGGCGGAGCAGGTAAGCGTGTCCGACTACGGCCTTTCCCCCAGCGGATTCGGTTTGGAGCATCATGGCCTGACCGATCTCGGCGACCTGTACTGGAATCTTCCTCCGGCTGAACTCTACGAGCATGCGATTCGGCAAGGCGAAGGGGCGCTCTCCGAGAACGGAGCGCTGGTCTGTCGGACGGGCAAGCACACCGGCCGGGCCCCCACGGACAAATTCCTGGTGGAGGAGAAATCTTCCCGGCATGACATCTGGTGGGGAAAGATCAACAAGCCGATTTCTGAGGCACACTTCAAGGCCCTTCATCAGCGGGTCATGCGCCACTGCCGGGGGCGAAAGCTCTACGTGCGGGACATGTTCGCCGGCGCCGACGAGGGGACCCGTGTGCCTATCCGCGTGGTGACCGAGACGGCGTGGCACAACCTCTTTGCCTCGCAGTTGTTCATCCGACCCGTGCCCGGGTCCACCCGCCGGCATGAGCCGGAGTTCACGGTAATCAACGTACCTTCCTGTCAGGCCGTCCCTGATGAGGATGGCACGAATTCCAGCACATTCGTCGTGGTCCATCTCGAGAAGAAGCTCGTCCTGATCGGCGGGACCGCGTACGCGGGAGAGATCAAGAAGAGTATCTTCACGATCATGAATTACGTTCTGCCGAGGGCGGGCGTGCTCAGCATGCATTGTTCGGCCAATGTCGGCCGTGGCGGAGACGTGGCGCTGTTCTTCGGGCTTTCCGGAACCGGCAAGACCACGCTCTCGGCCGATCCCCATCGCCGTCTCGTTGGCGACGATGAACACGGTTGGAATGACCACGGGGTGTTCAATATCGAGGGCGGATGTTACGCCAAGTGCATCAAGCTCTCGCGCAAGCATGAACCGCAGATTTTCAGCGCGGTGCGATTCGGGACGGTGCTGGAAAACGTCGTCGTCGATCGCGACACGCGCGACATCGATTTCAACTCGGCCGAGTTTACCGAAAACACCCGCGCCGCGTATCCGCTGGATTTCATTGACAACGCGGTTATTCCCAGCACGGCCGGACACCCGCGCAACGTCGTCTTTCTGACCTGCGATGCATTCGGGGTCCTCCCGCCGATCGCCCGCCTGACGCCTGATCAGGCGATGTATCACTTCCTCGCGGGGTACACCGCCAAGGTGGCCGGGACTGAAGCCGGAATCACGGAGCCCAAGGCCACGTTTAGCGCCTGTTTCGGGTCGCCCTTTCTGCCTCTGGCGCCGGAGCGGTATGCGGTCATGCTGGGGGAGCGCCTCGCGCAACACGGTGTGCAGTGCTGGCTCGTCAATACGGGCTGGACGGGTGGCGGCCACGGTGTCGGGGAGCGAATCGACCTGCGGCATACCCGGGCGATGGTCAAGGCTGCCTTGGGCGGGAAGCTGGATGATGTTGCCTACCGGACCGATCCGGTCTTTCACGTCGCCGTTCCGCAGTCCTGTCCCGACGTGCCCGAGGAGCTGCTCACGCCGCGGAAAACCTGGAAAGACGGTTCCGCGTACGATGCTGCCGCGCGCCGACTGAGCGCCCTCTTTGCCGAAAATGTCAAGGGCTTTGAGATGGTTGCCCCCGAGGTCGAGGCCGCGGCTCCAAAAGCCTGA
- a CDS encoding ABC transporter ATP-binding protein — translation MCVIRARQLRKQYRMGESVVNALDGVDLEIHAGEFVSIVGASGSGKSTLMHIFGCLDRPTAGVLEFRGERIDAMNERQLARIRNRHIGFVFQTFNLINRTSALDNVVVPLVYTRRSFSRKAAMAALERVGLARRSRHRPSEMSGGECQRVAIARAIVNNPELILADEPTGNLDTRTGEQIMDIFHGLHAAGITIVLVTHEMDIAAQAQRMIRMRDGNIIEDVAITEAQRRMLITNEQEFQMRDRALPEPAAPRGHRSPLAAGEG, via the coding sequence ATGTGCGTCATCCGCGCCCGCCAGTTGCGCAAACAGTACCGCATGGGCGAGTCGGTGGTGAACGCGCTCGATGGGGTCGATCTGGAAATTCACGCGGGAGAATTCGTCAGCATCGTCGGGGCGTCCGGCAGCGGCAAGAGCACACTGATGCACATTTTCGGCTGCCTCGACCGGCCGACGGCCGGCGTACTCGAATTTCGCGGCGAGCGGATCGACGCCATGAACGAGCGACAGCTCGCCCGCATTCGCAACCGCCACATCGGTTTCGTCTTCCAGACGTTCAACCTCATCAATCGCACCAGTGCTCTCGATAATGTCGTCGTACCGTTGGTGTACACGCGGCGGTCCTTCTCGCGAAAGGCGGCCATGGCGGCCTTGGAGCGAGTAGGACTGGCTCGCCGATCGCGCCATCGTCCCAGCGAAATGTCCGGCGGCGAATGCCAGCGCGTGGCCATCGCTCGGGCCATTGTGAACAACCCCGAGCTGATCCTCGCCGATGAGCCGACGGGCAATCTGGACACACGAACCGGCGAGCAGATCATGGATATCTTCCACGGGCTGCATGCTGCGGGGATCACCATTGTGCTCGTCACGCACGAAATGGACATCGCCGCCCAGGCCCAGCGCATGATCCGCATGCGCGACGGGAATATCATCGAGGACGTCGCCATTACCGAGGCCCAGCGCCGCATGCTCATTACCAACGAGCAGGAATTCCAGATGCGTGACCGTGCACTTCCCGAGCCGGCCGCGCCCAGGGGGCACCGCAGCCCGCTGGCCGCGGGAGAGGGATAA
- a CDS encoding ABC transporter permease codes for MFHLRLIMIALLSLRQNFLRSTLATLGVIIGVGAVVSAVSILEGAKQDVLERFESLGADQVMVFNGAQRHGGRAVNLQTLLPEDADLILEENPDRVVRVSPQWQGAAQIKYFENNAVAQLLGASDAYSPMNNYFVQDGRFITREDVRGMTMVCVLGFKLKGELFGALPAIGKTVKINGKSFVVVGVMEEKGVLGFSEVDRQAIIPLSTAMNRMFGQRYLTMMVVQCADTSMLESCIERVKKSLRVAHRIRAGEDDDFTIFTQENFKQQFGQVTQIFAIVLYSIAGISIAVGAIGIMNIMLVSVTERTREIGVRIAVGARRFDILRQFLAEASIISMFGGSLGIVCGWAICNFLEKYTEVLKTRTELTTVLFSLCMALLVGIASGIYPAIRAARLDPVQSLRYE; via the coding sequence ATGTTTCACTTACGCCTCATCATGATCGCCTTGCTGAGCCTGCGGCAGAACTTCCTGCGCTCCACGCTGGCCACGCTGGGTGTGATCATCGGCGTGGGCGCGGTGGTCTCGGCCGTATCCATTTTGGAAGGCGCCAAGCAAGACGTCTTGGAGCGCTTCGAATCCCTCGGCGCCGACCAGGTGATGGTTTTCAACGGTGCACAAAGGCATGGAGGCCGGGCGGTGAATCTCCAGACGCTGCTGCCCGAGGATGCGGACCTGATTCTGGAGGAAAACCCGGACCGCGTGGTTCGCGTTTCTCCGCAATGGCAGGGCGCAGCACAGATCAAGTATTTCGAAAACAACGCAGTCGCCCAGCTCCTGGGTGCGTCGGATGCCTATTCTCCAATGAACAATTACTTCGTTCAGGATGGGCGTTTTATCACCCGCGAGGACGTTCGCGGCATGACCATGGTGTGTGTATTGGGTTTCAAGCTCAAGGGCGAGCTGTTCGGTGCCCTCCCCGCGATTGGCAAAACCGTAAAGATCAACGGGAAGAGCTTCGTCGTCGTGGGCGTCATGGAGGAGAAGGGGGTCCTCGGATTCTCCGAAGTTGATCGTCAGGCGATCATTCCGCTTTCCACGGCCATGAACCGCATGTTCGGACAGCGATATCTGACCATGATGGTTGTCCAGTGCGCGGATACGTCCATGCTCGAATCGTGCATCGAGCGGGTAAAGAAGTCACTCCGCGTGGCCCACCGCATTCGCGCCGGCGAAGATGACGATTTCACGATTTTCACGCAGGAGAATTTCAAGCAGCAGTTCGGGCAGGTTACGCAGATTTTCGCCATCGTGCTTTACAGCATTGCGGGGATTTCCATCGCCGTCGGGGCGATCGGCATCATGAACATCATGCTCGTTTCCGTGACGGAACGAACGCGGGAGATCGGCGTACGCATTGCCGTCGGCGCCCGGCGGTTTGACATCCTCCGCCAGTTCCTGGCCGAGGCGAGCATCATCAGCATGTTCGGTGGATCGCTGGGCATCGTCTGCGGCTGGGCCATCTGCAACTTCCTCGAGAAATACACCGAAGTGCTCAAGACGCGCACGGAACTGACGACCGTCCTGTTTTCACTCTGCATGGCCCTGCTCGTGGGAATCGCCAGCGGGATCTACCCGGCCATTCGTGCGGCGCGGCTCGACCCGGTCCAATCCCTCCGGTACGAGTAA
- a CDS encoding HlyD family efflux transporter periplasmic adaptor subunit — protein MKNVIIFVLVITSVVGLYIAATSKLRMNLHNLVGETADIVRGDLSLPVNATGAIRPALRVEIKSEASGEVMEIGAQPGERVREGERMIRLQPDDEQRSVDRAERELIVAQARLAEAKIALDQARTADLEAAKARIQQLEAAVRLAKHRWDKWSEIEESQRSEDELVQLETNFQSQQAQLQEARAAMTSAQLNIKRFEESVRQNEASVEAAQTSLADAQKRLSETDIDSPISGIVADVFTQIGEVIQGGKTTFTGGTVLAVVLDTDRLVVRAEVDESDIGRVLAIAPAWAKPGHEGELTMPEKLEDAAASMPEDQQPTITVESFPDKEFKGVIERIFPEPKTLNNVITYLVDVVITSENREMLLPGMRADVRFTAEYVSDVLLCPNEAIREGPEGKLGVYIPDPSSSEEERKTKFVAVKLGLDNGAFSEIRDGLKEGMKVYTKLPAKKDDNR, from the coding sequence ATGAAAAACGTCATCATTTTCGTCCTGGTGATCACGTCGGTTGTCGGGCTGTACATCGCGGCGACCAGCAAGCTGCGCATGAACCTCCATAACCTCGTTGGCGAGACTGCGGATATCGTTCGCGGCGATTTGAGCCTGCCGGTCAATGCCACCGGCGCGATTCGCCCGGCCCTGCGCGTGGAGATCAAGTCCGAAGCCAGCGGCGAAGTCATGGAAATCGGAGCCCAGCCCGGCGAGCGCGTTCGGGAAGGCGAACGGATGATCCGGCTTCAACCCGACGATGAGCAGCGCAGCGTCGACCGCGCCGAGCGGGAACTGATCGTCGCTCAGGCCCGGCTTGCGGAAGCCAAGATTGCGCTCGATCAGGCCAGGACGGCCGACCTCGAGGCGGCCAAAGCGCGGATTCAGCAACTGGAGGCCGCCGTGCGACTGGCCAAGCACCGCTGGGACAAGTGGAGTGAGATCGAAGAGAGCCAGAGGAGCGAGGACGAACTGGTCCAGCTCGAGACCAATTTCCAGAGCCAGCAGGCGCAATTACAGGAAGCGCGAGCCGCAATGACGAGCGCCCAGCTCAACATCAAGCGTTTCGAGGAATCCGTGCGGCAGAATGAGGCGTCCGTCGAAGCGGCCCAGACCAGCCTGGCCGACGCCCAGAAGCGGCTCTCGGAGACGGATATCGATTCGCCCATCAGCGGAATCGTTGCCGATGTGTTCACGCAGATCGGTGAAGTCATCCAGGGTGGCAAGACGACGTTTACCGGCGGGACGGTCTTGGCTGTCGTCCTTGATACGGACCGGCTCGTCGTCCGGGCGGAAGTGGACGAGTCGGACATTGGACGCGTTCTGGCCATCGCCCCCGCGTGGGCCAAGCCCGGTCACGAGGGCGAATTGACCATGCCCGAAAAATTGGAGGACGCGGCTGCTTCCATGCCGGAGGATCAGCAGCCGACCATTACCGTCGAGTCCTTCCCCGATAAGGAATTCAAGGGAGTCATTGAGCGGATTTTTCCCGAACCCAAGACGCTCAACAATGTCATCACGTACCTCGTCGACGTCGTCATCACGAGTGAAAACCGCGAAATGCTCCTTCCGGGAATGCGCGCCGACGTGCGTTTCACGGCGGAGTATGTGTCGGACGTGTTGCTCTGCCCCAACGAGGCGATCCGCGAGGGTCCCGAGGGCAAGCTTGGCGTGTACATTCCCGATCCGTCGTCCAGCGAGGAAGAGCGAAAAACGAAATTCGTCGCCGTAAAGCTCGGTTTGGATAACGGTGCCTTCTCCGAAATTCGGGATGGACTCAAAGAGGGCATGAAGGTGTATACGAAGCTTCCCGCCAAGAAAGACGACAATCGCTAG